A portion of the Anaerolineae bacterium genome contains these proteins:
- a CDS encoding peptide ABC transporter substrate-binding protein, producing the protein MSASTPYRSPRSRLHWQVVIAGVGVLLVAGVLLQSAGAYDTVLVAASGGTYVEAVTGSPRYLNPVLSQGNRVDADISSLVFSGLTRLDECGNVLPDLAQSWEVSDDGLSYTFRLREDAFWHDGVPVVAGDVAFTIGVIQSPEFPGLPLLARLWSDVRVEVMSDRVVRFWLPEPYAPFLSYTNLGILPSHLLRGVPVAELTRVPFNRLPVGSGPFEVVESDLTHVLLVKNPDHYSQEHPYLDGIEFRFYRDLGEALRAHERGEVMGIADITPEYLPEVAANQSLSLYSAPLARLVLILVNLKSSGATYLGEESLRQALMYGLDRADLVNRVLEGHALVAHAPFSACSWALDPNGPTVGYDPQRARHLLDDLGWVDADGDGVREKEGRPLAVQLLVTDDRRAVAVAREVVRQWSAIGVESSVIPLPFNDLVDGYLQTHQFDCALVELSLGGDPDPYVLWHSSQLEEGGQNYSAFVNREADGLLEAARRNWDLAIRKELYHRFQAIFAQQLPALPLYYPVYTYAVDKEVRGVELGPMVEPSDRFRSISNWFVNYRKVLVRRSGLEVE; encoded by the coding sequence GTGAGTGCTTCGACGCCTTACCGGTCCCCTCGCTCGCGCCTCCATTGGCAGGTGGTGATCGCTGGCGTAGGCGTTCTGCTGGTGGCTGGTGTCTTGCTGCAGTCGGCCGGCGCGTATGACACAGTGCTCGTGGCTGCCAGCGGCGGCACCTATGTGGAGGCGGTCACCGGTAGTCCCCGCTACCTGAACCCGGTGCTGTCACAGGGCAATCGGGTGGACGCCGACATATCTTCGCTGGTGTTCAGCGGACTGACTCGCCTGGACGAGTGTGGCAACGTTCTGCCGGACTTGGCTCAGTCCTGGGAGGTGTCGGACGACGGGCTGAGCTACACCTTCCGATTGAGGGAGGACGCCTTCTGGCACGATGGCGTCCCGGTGGTAGCAGGCGATGTGGCCTTCACCATAGGAGTGATCCAGAGCCCCGAATTCCCCGGTCTGCCTCTCTTGGCCCGCTTGTGGAGCGATGTGAGGGTGGAGGTGATGTCGGATCGGGTGGTGCGCTTCTGGTTGCCCGAGCCCTACGCTCCCTTTCTCTCCTACACGAACCTGGGCATCTTGCCCTCTCACTTGCTGAGGGGAGTGCCTGTCGCTGAGTTGACCAGGGTGCCTTTCAACAGGCTGCCGGTGGGTTCTGGGCCATTCGAAGTGGTCGAGAGCGACCTGACGCACGTTCTCTTGGTCAAGAACCCCGACCACTACAGCCAGGAACACCCTTACCTGGATGGGATCGAGTTCCGTTTCTACCGCGACCTGGGAGAGGCGTTGAGGGCACACGAGCGGGGTGAGGTGATGGGCATCGCAGACATCACCCCCGAGTACCTGCCCGAGGTGGCGGCCAACCAGTCTCTCAGCCTGTACTCGGCCCCACTGGCTCGGCTGGTGCTGATTCTGGTGAACCTCAAGAGCTCGGGGGCGACCTACCTGGGGGAGGAATCGCTAAGGCAGGCGCTCATGTACGGGCTCGACCGCGCCGATCTGGTGAACCGGGTGCTCGAGGGGCACGCTCTGGTAGCGCATGCTCCTTTCTCGGCCTGCTCCTGGGCCCTGGACCCCAATGGGCCCACTGTGGGCTACGACCCGCAACGCGCTCGCCACTTGCTGGATGATCTGGGCTGGGTGGACGCCGATGGCGACGGTGTGCGGGAAAAGGAGGGGCGCCCGCTCGCGGTTCAGCTTCTGGTGACGGATGATCGGCGGGCGGTGGCGGTGGCGCGGGAGGTGGTCCGGCAGTGGAGCGCCATTGGAGTGGAGTCGAGCGTCATCCCGCTGCCTTTCAACGACCTGGTGGATGGGTACCTCCAGACACACCAGTTCGATTGTGCCTTGGTGGAGCTCTCGCTGGGGGGCGACCCGGATCCGTATGTGCTCTGGCACAGCTCGCAGTTGGAGGAGGGGGGGCAGAACTACTCTGCCTTCGTGAACCGGGAGGCTGACGGCCTGCTGGAGGCAGCCCGGAGGAACTGGGACCTGGCGATACGCAAGGAGCTGTACCACCGGTTCCAGGCGATCTTCGCCCAGCAGCTGCCGGCGCTGCCTCTGTACTACCCGGTGTACACCTACGCTGTGGACAAGGAGGTGCGCGGGGTGGAGCTGGGCCCGATGGTGGAGCCGAGCGACCGCTTCCGCAGCATCAGCAACTGGTTCGTGAACTACCGCAAAGTGCTGGTGCGGCGGAGCGGGCTCGAGGTGGAGTAG